The following is a genomic window from Miscanthus floridulus cultivar M001 chromosome 14, ASM1932011v1, whole genome shotgun sequence.
ggttattattcgttcgtcacatgttttccattatctcgaagaagagaagttcgatgtcgagtgagagtgcttgttctagctataccagaaacgcgatctcgatgttcaaatgttgacgctgtggactatgtaagtaccctacacacgcgatattacaattaactactctctcgagacaaattgttaacttttgagcacttcccatgattttatgtaggtgtatatcaaatttttgcattgtaaaaagcaaatgggattacataggcttcttggaccccttgcgagtcaaagagaggacatgtctaggcctctatagatgtgatgtggaagacctgaaacagagattgattgctgttttcgacgaattcacgatgaagaagaaaacccacatacttctagcctacaactacgagtatgtgttctcggcttttaattttatgcttcttttttcgttaagattattcgataattaggattctgtgattgtagcaaccattttgtcttcatttgggtcaatcttgccaaaaatctgatcgagatgtgggactcgaagaaaaaaccatttcatcatctggatgcactggtggcagtgctgaattagtaagcgatcctaataacatattattttctaatcacacataccactttctaatgtttctccctttaatgttgctcagtgtctaaAGAAGAtgtatcggtgggacgccggtcccattcaaggttgtcaaaatggaggggaagtacctgtcacagccggcgggaaacaatgaatgcgggttttatgtaatgtgggcaatgcttcgctacatcgccAAAAAATTGGAAGAAGCCGATaatttggtgtgtataatccccatttcatttatgtctattaataattcaacaaaatgatttactattcctctttggatattatCTATTTTGAACGACatcgcaagaaatataaccaccaaaggatgttagacatggagatcgtcgcactgcaatcggagctcgcaaagttcatgttagccgaggtattggaaaaagatggagtattttccattgcacaatccgtgaggtacaaggactagtatggcccagagcggctcgccagattattgtaagaagtccaagaagcattgcacaatctgtgaagtccgagaacatttctttttttgttttcagGGAtcaagatctggataagaacatttgaactgtaaccgtaacatttgtaatgtttaatattaatGGACCTCTTGTCTACGTagcatatataaagcgaaacccaatttcatgaaaaaatataaattaaaatcaattataaaacaataaaatgccaaTGGGCCATCACTGGCGGTTGGCaacgaaccggcagtgttgtcttgctcaacactgctggtttgagccatgaactgacagtgttgtctttctcaacactgccggcttgagccatgaaccgaaagtgttgtcttgctcaacactgccggcttgagcatgaaccgacagtgttgtcttgctcaacactgccggcttgtgccatgaaccgacaatgttggattgctcaacactgtcggcttgagccatgaaccgacagtgttatcttgctcaacactgccggcttgaaccatgaaccgagtAGGCTtactcaacactgttggcttgagccaagaaccgacactcttgaagcaaacatcactgtcggttgggactacaaaccgatagtgttgttcaactagacactgttgggtggagccaggaaccgatagtgttgttcaactagacactgttgGGTGGAAGCAAAcatcctgtagatcagtgtcggtttttaagaaccgacagtgatgtcaacccccatcactgtcggtatgccactgtcggttcaaaatccggcagtgaagggggtttttgaaccggcagtgatgtccagatctgggttAGTGTGTGGAAGTCCTGTGCGCGGAGGAACTTGAGGAGCACCACGTCAACGCGCTCGTCGACCGGGGCAGGGGCAGCATCTTCTgccatggtgggaggagagtggGGGTCCAGTGGGATGCCCCGGATGGAAATGGGGTCCCGGTGGCTGGCAAGCAGCGCCTTGAGGTCGGCGAGCGTGCGGAGCTCGGTCGACGGGAGCGCGGCGGTGATGTACGAGTCCTCCTTGAAGGAGGATGTGTGGAGCAGCACAGTGGCATCCATGAGCGAGGACATGCGGCTGCGCTTGGCGCCCTTGTTGGAGGCGGGGGCTGCCACGGGCGTGGGAGACAGTCCTCCCcaaacatttcaaaaaaaaactttctcttcttgactTGGAGCCTGATTAGTTGGCTTCTAATTCTTGTCCAACCGAAATCATGGTATGCCAAAAATTTTAGTCATCAATTGGTTCATTGCCAAAGAATTGACACACCGATGTTTATGACCTAAGTTTTGGCAAATCTCTAGAAAGTTGTTAAACTGCATAAAAGAGAAAATGTGCCTTCTATTATTGTTACGACGGTCAACCAAATGCACACCGATGTTTTTGGCTTGCCATGATTTTGGTAGGGCAAAAATTAGTAGCCAAATCAGACCCTTTTCTACAACGTCTGCCTAGTCAGTTGCCAATCTCATTCGCATCTGCAACGTCTGCCTAGTCAGTTGCCAATCTCATTTGCATGGACTGTAACCCAAGATCACTAGGAAGCCATAACTCTTCTCAGCACCTCTACTGCTTCGTCTATCCCTTTTAGAACAGGGGCAAATATTTTTTTACCATTATTACAGATGACACCATAACCTGTGTCACTGacacatgagtcactgacatAGTATTTTATATACCACCCACCCCGTAAGGATGGTAAAAAGTTAATTATTCCTTTAGAACAAGGGCCGAGACTCCTAGAAAATTGTCCATCTCTGTCAGCAACCTGACGGTGCCACCAACAATGAGCCGGGCGCCCAAGGGCCTGTTTGTGAGGGTGGCCCGACGGCCCGGCTGTGCTCTCGGGCTGCAACCTTCCATGTTTGGCGCACCTGGCCCAACTTCAGAGCCTGGCCTGCACGAGATCTAAAGCAGCTTGGGCCAGGCCCCAGAAAAACGAAGTCTCCCTTCGTTTTTTCATGGACTGGCTCCCTCGAGCGCTCCGTGACTGATACGATTATCTCCTTCCTTCCCTCACCTTCCGCTCCTCTCCCCAGCGTCCGGCGCCGACATGGGCACGGGCACGGCCagcgcgcggcggcgcggcgccacCTCGTCGTCCTCCACCTCCTCCGGCCGCGCCTCCCTCGCCGCAGCGCTCACCTCGCTCATGGACCCGCCTGTCCTCTACCCGTTCCAGGAGCTCGCCGCCGCTACCAACAGCTTCCTCGCGAAGCGTGCAGGCAGGGCCGCCTCCACCGCCTATTGGCGCTGCTCCCTCCGTGGCCGCGACGCAGCCCTTTTCCAGCTCTAGCGTCGTCCCGGTGCGGCGTCCAGCAGGTCGCCGCCGACGTCGCGTAGGGGCTCGAGCCGCTGCTGCTTCGGGCGCGCACTGGCGAGCTCCGGCCGCTGCCGCCTCGGGCGCTCGAACGACAGCTCCGCCACTGTGTGCGCCCCGCCCAGCCCCTACCGTGCCGTGGCTACTCACGGCCTCTCCTTCCTCGGCTCCGGCCCCTGTCCGGCGAACCCCGCGGGCCTCGTTCCCTTCGCGTCGGCGCGGACATGGCGGGTCGCTGCTGCGCGGCTGGCCACTACGGCGAGGTGGAGGCACTGTCGCTCGCTcagcctctccctctccctcccaatCTTCTTCCTCCTGGTCTGCAATGGCGCCGGGGAAGGGTAGCGGCGGCGGCTTCTTGGCCGAGGTGGGCGAGTCCATGCTGCTCGCGCTGCACGTGTTCGATGAAATGGCAGTGACAACGTGTGGGGGTAATGTTACCGCATTCTGAGTCCAGGGTCACCGCATCCATCTGTACAGGCAAAACAAACACGATCACAATGGAGCTCGGCTCAGCTGGGTCACGTTACCAAACAAGTGCAGTTGCACCACTTGGGACTGCCCTCGGCTGGCCTGGGCCTGACGGACGGGCCGAGCCGGCCTGAACCACCGTCACAAACACGCCCCAAGCTGCTGTGCTCCTCGTCCTCTCGTCCATGGCCACAGCTGCAGTCGATGTCGTCCTTGAGCTCTTGGATATTGCTGTGTCGATGTTGATCTTCACTATACCACATTTCCGTTGATGGCCCGGCCTATTTTCAATTCAATTCAATTCAACCAGCCCACGCCCACCACAAACAAAAATTCCTCCACATTCCCGTGCCATCCATCTTCGGCGACGGCGAGCGTTTTCCATTTCAAAATAAaaccaaataaataaataaaatgggATGCCGCCACCGGCGATGGTGGAGCAGGATGGAAACGCCGCGACGCCCTCCGCTCTCGCTCTCTTCGCCTCCTGCCTCTCCTATCGTAGGTACTACGCGCCTGCCCAACCCACCTGCCGCACCCAACCGCACGACCTCTGTGACCTTTTCACTCACCTTTCGACCTCCCTCCTGCCGCCCCTGACTGGGTGGGGATATCTAACTATTTGCCACTCTTATGGTGGCTATCTCTCCATTTGCCAACTTTATCGTGCTAATTACAAAATTGCCCGAGAAAACACTAACCTTGCTAATATTTTGCCATTTTCGCTGACGTGGCACGCCACTTCAGCATACCAGCATGGAACTTGACGTCCCCGTGTGCGTAGCTAAACGGCGCTAGCAGCTCCCAGTCACTCCCATCTCTCTGCTAGTGGAGCCCAGTTATCAGTTCTTCTTGCGCGTGAGGAAGCAGTCGAAGGTGCCGGCCAGGCGTCGCGCTTGGTGAGCTTCTCCTTCTGCTTCTGCTGCTGCCGCCATTGTTGTTCCCACTTGGTGGTCTGATTGGAAAAAGCTGCTCCTTCTGCTTTGCCAACATCACCGGGTACTCCGTGCTCTCCGGCCTCGCCATGGGCATGGAGCCCATATGCGGGCAGGCATTCGGCGCGGGCAACTTCTCGCTGCTCGGAATCACCATGCAGAGGACGGTGCTGCTGCTCATCGCAGCGGCCGTTCCCATCGGTGGCCTGTGGATGCACATGcggcctctcctcctcctctgcggcCAGGACACCGGCATCGCGGCGGTCGCCGAGACCTACATCCTGGCGTCGCTCCCGGACCTCGTCCTCCAGGCGTTCATCCACCCTGTGCGGATATACCTCCGGGCGCAGTCCATCAACCTCCCGCTCACGGTCTGCGCCGCGCTCGCCATTGCCATCCACCTCCCCATCAACTACGTCCTCGTCACCGTCCTCGGCCTCGGCATCAGGGGGGGTGGCATCCGCCTCCGTGCTGGCCAACCTgaacctcctcctcttcctcctcgcttACATCTTCTTCAAGGGCGTCCACAGGCGCACCGGCGGCTTCGTGCTCTCCCGTGAGAGCTTCCGCGGCTGGGGCGAGCTCGTCAGCCTGGCGCTGCCGAGCTGCGTCAGTCAGCGTCTGCCTCGAGTGGTGGTGGTATGAGATCATGCTGCTGCTGTGCGGCCTGCTGCTGAACCCGCAGGTCACGGTGGCGTCCATGGGCATCCTGATCCAGACCACGTCGCTCATCTACATCTTCCCCTCCTCCCTCGGCATCGGCGTGTCCACCCGCGTCAGCAACGAGCTGGGCGCGAACCGCCCCGAGGAGGCGAGCCGCGCCGCCACGGTGGGGCTCATGCTCGGCTTCGCCTTCGGCGGCTTGGCCTCCGCGTTCGCGTTCGCGTTCGCGTTCGTGGTGCGGAACGTGTGGGCGAGCATGTTCACGGCACGGTGCGCATGCTGCTGGTCATCGGCCGCACGGACTGGGCGTGCGAGGCCAAGCGCTCGAGGCAGCTCACCGGAGCCAAGGACAGCGACGACAAGGCTGGCGGAGACGAGAAGTCGCGCCTGTTGCTTGGTGACACGGACATCGAGCAGCTTTTTCCAATCAGGCCACTTGATCTTATTGTTACTAGTGCTTGCTGTTTGTTTTCTTCCTTCTCGGTGGATGGATGCGGATATAGATCGGTGGACAATGCACAATATATGTGCTAGCCAGCAGGAGTTAGTCCAACGTGCAAGGAAAAAACTGCAGACGAGGGAAGGAAGGACGTTGTTGACATGGCAGCACTACACATGAGCTAGgacgagaagaagaagaggaagacaagCAAGATGGCACCCAGCTCGGACGCTTGTCTGCCAAGCATCTTATCTTCAGAGTTTtccgacacacacacacacgcatggTTTCGTATACTCCTAGTATATTCTGACATGACAACAACAACGTGAACAAGAGAGAGGAAGCTAGAGCAGTGTAGTGCCTGCATGGACGTACACAAGCTAGATGATGGATCCACAGCAGCTGCTTAGCTTAGGCGTCCGATCCATCCACCATCAGTTCTGTACCGTACTGTGCTTTTGGTCAGCGGAGACGGACCGGCGCCGTTGGTCAGCGGAGACGGAGGCGTTAACTTCCACGCTGGCGCGCTGATATGGTATGATACGTCAGCGAAAATGGCAAAATATTAGCAAGGTTACTGTTTTCTCGGGTAATTTTGTAATTGGCACGATAAAGTTGGCAAACGGAGAGGCAGCCACCATAAGAGTGGCAAATAGTTAGATATCCCGACTGGGTGCGAGTGCGCTGCAGGTTCGGGGACGAGGACCTCCGGGTGCTGGAGGCCGCGCTGTCCACCGGCGCTGACGTCCCCGCGCTGCTCGCCACGCGCTCGGCGGCCCAGAGTCTGCTTCAAGCAAGCGCGGCGGAGGCGTTCGCATGCACTGCGATGGGTTCAGTGCTGGATAGTGGGAGCAGCCTCGTCGCCGACTTCTTCGCACGCGCCTTCGCGCTCGTAGGCGATGTCGAGGTCAGCACCCAGCGAAATTAGTGGTTGCAGCATACGGTGTGCTGCAGATTATGCACTGCTATTGCTAGTTCATGCGCCCTACCTGTGGTTTTAGTTTTACTCTGATTTGTGCGCCCGCACTAGTCGTGCTTTAGTTCAGTATACATTCCTAATTGAAGGCTTGCATCATCTTATTTTAGATGATCGCAGCATGTTTCAAACACACTAGGAAGCAACAGTGCAACTGTGCAAGTGCAACCCTCAAATTCATCAACCAACATGTGTTCACCATTTGTTTTGTTCAGGCTTGAATAATGCGTCCTTTTTTCTTACTTCTGTTTGCACAAACGGGCAGAGCATTCGCTGCGTTCTTCTCTGCTAATACTGTTACCCTTCATGTACACTGACAGAGCTGCCTTGCCATGAGATACGAGGCCCTGCTGCTTCGAGACGCTAAATGCTGCAATGACCTCCACTTGCAAGTGTCCCATCAGGAGTGGTTCACTTTCGCAAAGGATTCTCTTGATAATGGCTTCTACGCCATCGCCTCCAAGGTAGTTTTATTTAGCTGTAACCTTTGTTGTAGGTAATGCCCCCTTTACTGTTCTTATTGATTGGAATGTTTGCACTTAAGCTATTAGGTTCAATGGTGTGAAGAACACAATCCAATAATAATCTGCAAGTTTGAAGCACGGGCTTACTGTAGTTTGTTTAACCTGAAGATCTAACAAATGTATCGAAGCCTTCCTCACTTACCTGCTTGCCTGCTCTACATTATTGCCTCCCTTTAACTAATAGTTTTAGGTGATTCCATGTGCTGAAAAGTTTAATGCTCTTGTGTAATTTCTTTATGCCACTCTGATAATCAAACTACTGGTATCATATAGTTAAGTACTAAGGGGAAAAACTCTCAATCATTTCAGAAATAATTATTGAAATACCTCTATTAGGAAATACTACTTCCAATTCATATTTTCTCTAATGGGTGAAGGACTCTTGTCTTTTAAATGGACGGGTATCATCTTTTGCTCTGTCTGAGGTAAGCGATGAAGGTCGCTTGATGACTATACTGTATATTTCTACTAATACACTAATGTTTATGGTTGTACATCTAATAACAAATAAATAGAGAACTGTGGAGAATGACATCGGCTTGCATTGTAAATCATTCAGGCTTTTGCAAATGCTCTTGCGCACATTCATCCAAGCCACCCAGGGCACTTGGTCTCTGCTAATCCCATTGAGGAGAAGGACAAGATCAATGATATAACAGGACTCCAGAACTTGGCCAAGTCATTATCTGCACAGCATTCTGGTGAGTTTTCAATGCCATGGATCGCTTGAATTACATGCAGAGAAActgagtgtcgggttcataaacccggggtccctcgtagACCGgtttccacgccagggctcggcccaggaggacgacttcttttcttctggaccggcccaagagtctaaatttGACAGACCAAAGCACTCGCTTCGGACCctagccgccttcggcccatcttacagaccggagcactcgcttcaggccctggccaccCTCGGCCCACCATTCCGAccagagcactagctcaggctcaggccaactccg
Proteins encoded in this region:
- the LOC136502982 gene encoding protein DOUBLE-STRAND BREAK FORMATION-like encodes the protein MVEQDGNAATPSALALFASCLSYRRFGDEDLRVLEAALSTGADVPALLATRSAAQSLLQASAAEAFACTAMGSVLDSGSSLVADFFARAFALVGDVESCLAMRYEALLLRDAKCCNDLHLQVSHQEWFTFAKDSLDNGFYAIASKAFANALAHIHPSHPGHLVSANPIEEKDKINDITGLQNLAKSLSAQHSVQTQSAEYMKRRASGVHEKCNLQSGKPKLTEISMFRLGIKTRNIKKLLRSQERNLGDLKQS